The following are from one region of the Paenibacillus sp. KS-LC4 genome:
- a CDS encoding FHA domain-containing protein: protein MTVKATAVSGRNPSGRSAGIIALDIIIAILAIEALYYAFFINEDKLLQGATGVIAGIFIVVWLAVKWRPKWKSASQAAVITRLVMIDEEGERLKEWYIDGETSLLIGKSSSRSDVDVDLSDAEYASIISLQHAVLNHSKGIWYLEDLDSTNGVGLRKYNNSVITRIDNEQSYRIDSGDLIVIANTRLLVK, encoded by the coding sequence ATGACGGTGAAGGCGACGGCTGTATCAGGTCGTAACCCGAGCGGCAGATCGGCAGGCATTATAGCCCTGGATATCATTATCGCCATTTTGGCTATTGAAGCTTTATATTATGCCTTCTTCATCAATGAAGACAAGCTGCTGCAAGGGGCAACCGGCGTAATCGCTGGAATTTTTATCGTTGTATGGCTGGCGGTCAAATGGAGACCGAAGTGGAAGAGTGCAAGCCAAGCGGCGGTTATTACTCGGCTCGTCATGATCGACGAGGAGGGTGAGCGCTTGAAGGAATGGTACATAGATGGAGAAACCTCGCTTTTAATCGGCAAAAGCTCAAGCCGCAGCGATGTTGATGTAGACCTCTCTGATGCTGAATATGCATCGATCATCAGTTTGCAGCATGCTGTGCTGAATCACTCTAAAGGCATTTGGTATTTGGAGGATTTGGATTCGACGAACGGTGTAGGATTGCGCAAGTACAACAATAGCGTCATTACGAGAATAGATAATGAACAGTCATACCGCATTGACAGCGGCGATCTGATTGTCATTGCCAATACGAGGCTGCTCGTTAAATAA
- a CDS encoding FHA domain-containing protein, with product MSLTRCPNGHMFSTRKHGNLCPYCSISVEPAAVKGGERKAAQQLETDDKTMPYLGEVKGIHPVTGWLVCIEGPQLGQDYRIMAEKNFIGRSEEMHIRIIGDNTVSRRNHAVIVYDPKKRNFYLLPGDASGLAYHNNEAVYSPVELTSYDVIQLGHSKFIFIPLCGAHFEWESE from the coding sequence ATGAGTTTGACAAGATGCCCGAACGGCCACATGTTTAGCACTAGAAAGCATGGCAATTTATGCCCTTATTGCAGTATTAGCGTCGAGCCTGCGGCAGTCAAGGGTGGTGAGCGCAAGGCAGCCCAACAGCTGGAGACGGATGATAAGACGATGCCTTATTTGGGCGAGGTGAAGGGAATTCATCCAGTAACGGGCTGGCTCGTCTGTATTGAAGGGCCGCAGCTTGGTCAAGATTACCGCATTATGGCGGAAAAGAATTTTATCGGCCGCTCGGAGGAAATGCACATTCGCATTATTGGGGATAACACCGTCTCCCGCCGCAATCATGCCGTTATCGTCTACGATCCTAAGAAACGCAATTTTTATTTGCTTCCGGGCGATGCTTCCGGTCTTGCTTACCACAACAATGAAGCGGTTTATTCCCCTGTCGAGCTGACCTCCTACGATGTCATCCAGCTCGGACATAGCAAATTTATTTTCATTCCGCTGTGTGGCGCCCATTTTGAATGGGAGTCGGAATAA
- a CDS encoding protein phosphatase 2C domain-containing protein, with translation MIMMRLMDIPPIIILLAFLAVIVSLLLIRRRLLANSPEKAEPANAVQELPIGNGQTIGARNEQDDYFASAETPQGVVAVLADGISGLTNGRMASTVAVTTFMRQFMNVSAEKEIVPFISKAAKLANSEILRQLGGASGGTTLVVAVMRGLKLYWGAVGDSILLIYRNGDFIPVNQKHTYATLLEERYLSGEITKEEALADPQRKQLINYLGYEGYKEMEIGEKPFELMHGDKVLLCSDGLYNTLSEVEMEEALNKSQNPHEAAEYMIEAIEKKRLANQDNATVIVLEVW, from the coding sequence ATGATTATGATGAGGCTGATGGATATTCCTCCGATCATTATATTGCTGGCTTTTCTAGCTGTAATTGTGTCGCTGCTGCTCATCCGGCGGCGCCTGCTTGCAAACAGCCCGGAGAAGGCTGAGCCCGCGAATGCCGTACAGGAGCTGCCAATTGGCAACGGCCAGACGATTGGCGCGAGAAACGAACAGGATGATTATTTTGCCAGTGCCGAGACGCCGCAAGGGGTTGTTGCGGTGCTGGCAGATGGGATAAGCGGCCTTACGAATGGGCGAATGGCAAGTACGGTGGCGGTCACAACTTTTATGCGGCAATTTATGAATGTCTCCGCTGAGAAGGAGATCGTCCCTTTTATTTCTAAGGCAGCTAAGCTTGCTAATAGTGAAATTTTAAGGCAGCTGGGCGGTGCAAGCGGAGGGACGACGCTTGTCGTTGCTGTTATGCGCGGCCTGAAGCTGTATTGGGGCGCCGTCGGCGATAGCATTTTGCTCATCTACCGCAATGGTGACTTCATCCCGGTTAACCAAAAGCATACCTATGCCACGCTGCTGGAGGAACGTTATTTATCCGGTGAAATTACCAAGGAAGAAGCGCTCGCTGATCCTCAACGCAAGCAGTTGATTAATTATTTAGGCTATGAGGGCTATAAGGAGATGGAAATCGGCGAGAAGCCGTTCGAGCTGATGCATGGCGATAAGGTGCTGCTGTGCAGCGACGGTCTATACAATACCTTGTCGGAGGTGGAAATGGAGGAGGCGCTGAATAAAAGTCAGAACCCCCATGAAGCAGCCGAATACATGATTGAGGCGATCGAGAAAAAACGTTTGGCCAATCAGGATAATGCCACCGTCATTGTGCTGGAGGTCTGGTGA
- a CDS encoding serine/threonine protein phosphatase, whose product MRKENSSFKTDFLSEAGTFMENRDYFAYVELDDRACWIVADGCDNDLDVRSAEMVVQCLLENFTHKPTMSKRKLEAYLQEAQDWLRLESRRVRLKASLIMVATDYTRIVWAVAGNARLYHFRGGRLLQQSKDLSLAQAMADRESISAYKVDRHEERHNLLQYVGKPEGLEPFISKKTALNDGDVLLLVTPGIWESVDLPEMLDSLEDTEDPTALVDTLEEVLLSKQQPIIGNYTAAAVYVDKVYKEDKKKWSKWVKRIALVMIPVIIAAGFAIYYKGRTAARIAEGIANMLEYEQTGDTYVEERNYAQALKSYSEARAEAKKLKDKVHIALYGVKYKKVDLIVAGDGFLKDGDYEKALTQYKKAKEETKSDELYDQQELDQKISQIDEYVRIAAMVQEADLLAEGQDYSAAVLLYKQARKAALNVGFAEGEKEIKTKLDEAEAKIAELVKEQKLLKAENLEKRGDRSFAAGNYEAAIDAYTQAQAIYQEIAVLEPVLKLERSIGKAEDKLNPVPSPAAGGDAGTGSDGGAGSAGSSGSGNGASNAGAGSGSGANSDAGGSSAGSGNASSSAGTNSVASGSGADANPAGGTANNTADAGASAGSGAGTSGGEAPANPAATPAMAPDQEATQQANTTG is encoded by the coding sequence ATGAGAAAGGAAAACAGCAGCTTCAAAACGGATTTCCTGTCGGAGGCAGGGACGTTTATGGAAAATCGGGATTATTTTGCTTACGTCGAGCTGGATGACAGAGCCTGCTGGATTGTCGCAGATGGCTGCGATAATGATTTGGATGTCCGCAGTGCCGAAATGGTGGTGCAATGCCTGCTTGAGAACTTCACGCATAAGCCGACAATGTCAAAGCGCAAGCTGGAGGCTTATTTGCAGGAGGCGCAGGATTGGCTCCGCCTTGAAAGCAGGCGAGTACGGCTTAAGGCCAGCCTGATTATGGTCGCAACCGATTATACCCGCATCGTATGGGCGGTAGCCGGCAATGCGCGGCTTTATCATTTTCGAGGCGGGCGGCTGCTCCAGCAAAGCAAGGATTTGTCGCTCGCACAGGCGATGGCGGATCGCGAGAGCATTTCTGCTTATAAGGTGGACCGTCATGAGGAGCGTCATAATTTACTGCAATACGTCGGCAAGCCGGAGGGCTTAGAGCCGTTTATTTCGAAAAAAACGGCGTTAAATGACGGCGATGTGCTGCTGCTCGTGACCCCGGGCATCTGGGAAAGCGTAGACTTGCCTGAAATGCTCGATTCGCTGGAGGATACGGAGGACCCGACCGCACTTGTCGATACGCTGGAGGAGGTGCTGCTTAGCAAGCAGCAGCCGATCATTGGCAATTATACGGCGGCAGCTGTCTATGTAGATAAGGTGTATAAGGAAGACAAGAAAAAATGGAGCAAATGGGTGAAGCGAATTGCGCTGGTGATGATTCCGGTCATCATTGCGGCTGGCTTCGCTATTTATTATAAGGGCCGAACCGCAGCGCGGATCGCGGAAGGCATTGCCAATATGCTCGAATATGAGCAGACGGGCGACACCTACGTCGAGGAGCGAAATTATGCACAGGCGCTGAAATCGTACAGCGAAGCCCGTGCAGAGGCGAAGAAGCTCAAGGATAAAGTGCATATCGCCTTGTATGGCGTGAAATACAAAAAGGTCGATCTTATCGTCGCTGGCGACGGTTTTCTAAAGGACGGCGATTATGAGAAGGCGCTGACGCAATACAAGAAGGCGAAGGAGGAGACGAAAAGCGACGAGCTGTACGACCAGCAGGAGCTGGATCAGAAAATAAGCCAGATTGATGAATATGTCCGTATCGCCGCGATGGTGCAGGAGGCGGATTTGTTGGCCGAGGGGCAGGACTATTCGGCCGCGGTGCTGCTCTACAAGCAGGCGCGCAAGGCGGCGCTTAATGTGGGGTTTGCAGAAGGCGAGAAGGAAATAAAGACGAAGCTGGATGAAGCCGAGGCGAAAATCGCCGAGCTTGTGAAGGAGCAGAAGCTGCTCAAAGCCGAGAATTTAGAGAAGCGCGGCGATCGCAGCTTTGCCGCCGGCAATTATGAGGCGGCAATAGACGCTTATACGCAGGCACAGGCGATTTATCAGGAAATCGCGGTGCTGGAGCCGGTGCTGAAACTGGAGCGCAGCATTGGCAAGGCGGAGGATAAGCTGAACCCGGTGCCAAGCCCGGCGGCGGGCGGCGATGCAGGCACGGGAAGCGATGGCGGAGCGGGAAGTGCCGGTTCCTCGGGAAGCGGCAACGGAGCGAGCAACGCAGGAGCTGGAAGCGGCAGCGGAGCGAATAGTGATGCTGGCGGAAGCAGTGCGGGCAGCGGCAATGCAAGCAGCAGCGCTGGCACCAATAGCGTGGCAAGCGGCAGTGGTGCAGATGCTAATCCGGCAGGCGGCACCGCGAATAACACTGCCGATGCAGGGGCTTCAGCTGGAAGCGGCGCGGGAACGAGCGGCGGTGAGGCTCCTGCTAATCCGGCGGCAACGCCAGCTATGGCGCCT